Proteins encoded in a region of the Anguilla anguilla isolate fAngAng1 chromosome 10, fAngAng1.pri, whole genome shotgun sequence genome:
- the LOC118206545 gene encoding uncharacterized protein LOC118206545, producing the protein MPRLADFIWNTSYTILHIPVNPVPLRVHPTLKRCFHKNKKEHGTSSQPQCVDRSQRSATSYWPFPAVEMKYVDHDQWTHLVPTVPDMRMQVRDRRHCIRQHAATGLFVDIQQRIVNGGRMERIFDTYVLCYPSAYCQNAKPVHDPAPQSVAEKKSLHIKKLSAAGSGHVGHRPLVVVDRVKEVLGQEDVRDKVVRRRKMGNIHTSVTQTEQKQELPTESALKQELGSHIVQKQKFGRDEGSVVCQGQAGHMPSEVGKGLQDTQHIHGVYSWVMVSNFCVPFQPTFECPKKFSIAEVRDDNTLPIACKPNGVKSFTSKTPNTLDNKGGVPSVHDSSGGDSDHNKTVCLQTVAHADIENKQKEINSRPAAVLAIKKGKNHIRGGIGEGNSIFQTAISIAEQHGIQLRSGNPNKANGNCLYESIIDNINARECFPEHLTERPEHYRKVWNTVGEQKIKASPYYPNVYTEQQWREAWQTLQTTNQYDLDYFGDMAILSCAHTTKKDILVFNTPWKTTNAQSHSPIYVISADAIDPANARDTHVPLVLAYNGHHFESLIPVSNVDVDKTIVLVDAYKTGTYKTPRSLAQMFELIGNDLHNTESDYPTTNKTICTQATENQKRTELTATTSNVQIENYAPKSHSLDEANNTSDTIAITLPDVCNSCQKPFQRLLVHLRRSKQCQLHYNMQSSYQEVIVKHADQKPL; encoded by the exons ATGCCTCGCCTTGCGGACTTCATTTGGAACACTTCATACACCATCCTGCACATCCCTGTCAATCCTGTACCACTTAGAGTGCATCCTACACTCAAACGATGctttcacaaaaacaagaaggaGCATGGTACTTCATCACAGCCACAGTGTGTTGATCGATCTCAGCGCTCAGCAACATCCTATTGGCCATTTCCAG CTGTTGAAATGAAGTATGTTGACCATGACCAATGGACACATCTGGTGCCTACTGTTCCAG ATATGAGGATGCAGGTTCGGGACCGGCGTCATTGTATACGTCAGCATGCTGCCACAGGACTGTTTGTTGACATACAGCAA CGAATTGTCAACGGAGGTAGGATGGAACGCATCTTTGATACATACGTCCTATGTTACCCTTCGGCCTACTGCCAGAACGCCAAGCCTGTCCATGACCCAGCACCTCAGTCCGTGGCTGAGAAGAAATCCCTGCACATCAAAAAGCTAAGTGCTGCTGGTTCAGGGCATGTGGGTCATAGGCCTTTGGTAGTAGTTGACAGGGTCAAAGAAGTTTTAGGACAGGAAGATGTTAGGGACAAGGTAGTAAGGAGGAGAAAGATGGGAAACATACACACCAGTgttacacagacagaacagaagcaggAGTTGCCTACTGAGAGTGCACTGAAACAGGAGTTGGGTAGTCATATAGTACAGAAACAGAAGTTTGGTAGGGATGAAGGAAGTGTTGTTTGTCAGGGGCAAGCGGGTCACATGCCTTCAGAAGTAGGCAAAGGGCTTCAGgatacacaacacatacacgGGGTATATAGCTGGGTGATGGTATCTAATTTCTGTGTTCCCTTCCAGCCCACTTTTGAATGTCCCAAAAAGTTTAGTATTGCAGAAGTGCGTGATGACAACACATTGCCAATAGCTTGTAAGCCAAATGGGGTGAAATCATTCACAAGTAAGACACCAAATACACTGGACAACAAAGGGGGGGTGCCTTCTGTGCATGACAGCAGTGGGGGAGATTCAGACCATAACAAGACAGTGTGCTTACAGACAGTAGCTCATGCTGatattgaaaacaaacaaaaggaaataaacagcaGACCAGCTGCAGTACTTGCCATAAAAAAGGGCAAGAACCACATAAGAGGAGGTATAGGTGAAGGCAACTCAATATTTCAGACGGCAATTAGCATAGCAGAGCAGCATGGTATCCAGCTTAGAAGTGGCAATCCAAACAAGGCCAATGGTAATTGCTTGTATGAATCCATTATTGATAACATAAATGCAAGAGAATGTTTTCCAGAACATTTGACAGAAAGGCCTGAGCACTATAGAAAGGTCTGGAATACTGTAGGTGAACAGAAAATTAAGGCATCTCCATACTATCCAAACGTATatacagaacagcagtggaGAGAAGCATGGCAAACTTTGCAAACAACTAACCAATATGACCTTGACTATTTTGGTGATATGGCTATCCTTAGTTGTGCTCATACTACTAAGAAAGATATCCTTGTTTTCAACACACCTTGGAAAACAACAAATGCTCAATCTCATAGTCCAATATATGTAATATCTGCAGATGCAATAGATCCAGCAAATGCAAGAGATACTCATGTTCCATTGGTGTTGGCATACAATGGCCATCATTTTGAAAGCCTCATTCCTGTTTCTAATGTTGATGTtgacaaaacaattgttttggtgGATGCATACAAGACTGGCACCTATAAGACTCCTAGGTCTTTAGCACAAATGTTTGAGCTCATTGGAAATGatttacacaacacagaaaGCGATTAtcccacaacaaataaaaccatatgtacacaggccacagaaaaccagaaaagaacaGAGCTTACAGCTACCACCAGTAATGTCCAGATTGAAAACTACGCTCCTAAATCCCACAGTTTAGATGAAGCCAATAATACCAGTGATACCATAGCAATAACTTTGCCAGATGTATGCAACAGTtgtcaaaagccatttcaaaggctGCTGGTACATTTGCGCAGGTCAAAACaatgtcaattacattacaacatgCAATCTTCATATCAAGAAGTCATTGTGAAACACGCAGACCAAAAACCTCTATAG